One region of Dokdonia sp. 4H-3-7-5 genomic DNA includes:
- a CDS encoding type IX secretion system membrane protein PorP/SprF codes for MNVKLRVLIVGLLGLSFQTLFAQQDPQFTQYMYNTLSVNPAYAGSRGHASAIGVLRSQWVGLDGAPRTQTFSLDTPIGEHVGLGLAIANDELGPSKETYLDLNFSYTIMTSDTRKLSFGLKGGGRFLDIDFSKGNAQSQDVLFQNNVSEFLPTLGAGVYWHNDRNYLGFSIPNLFTDQTYDDIQQTVAAERLHLFIIGGIVTDLSSTTKFKPAFLVKSVTGAPLIVDLSANFMFYEKLRLGLSYRWDDSVSGLAGFQITPQLLVGYSYDYTTTELQRFNTGSHEITMRFDLISKTKKIKSPRFF; via the coding sequence ATGAATGTAAAGCTTAGAGTATTAATAGTAGGTTTATTAGGTCTATCCTTCCAAACGCTATTTGCGCAGCAAGATCCCCAGTTTACACAATATATGTACAATACATTGAGTGTAAATCCAGCATATGCTGGATCTAGAGGTCACGCTTCTGCGATTGGGGTGTTGAGATCGCAATGGGTTGGTCTTGATGGAGCTCCTAGAACACAGACTTTTTCCTTAGACACTCCAATTGGTGAACATGTAGGTCTTGGTTTGGCAATAGCAAACGATGAACTTGGTCCCTCTAAGGAAACGTATCTAGATCTTAATTTTTCATATACGATAATGACTTCAGACACTCGTAAGCTTTCGTTTGGGTTAAAAGGAGGTGGGCGTTTCTTAGATATTGATTTTTCTAAGGGTAATGCTCAAAGTCAAGATGTACTTTTTCAAAATAATGTGAGTGAATTTTTACCTACTCTAGGAGCAGGTGTCTATTGGCATAATGATCGTAACTATCTTGGGTTTTCAATCCCAAATTTATTTACAGATCAAACCTATGATGATATACAGCAAACTGTAGCTGCCGAAAGACTTCACTTATTTATAATAGGAGGTATTGTTACAGATCTTAGTAGTACGACAAAATTTAAACCAGCTTTCCTTGTAAAGAGTGTTACGGGAGCTCCGCTTATTGTGGATTTATCTGCAAATTTTATGTTTTATGAAAAGCTGAGATTAGGGCTTTCTTATAGATGGGATGATTCTGTAAGTGGTCTTGCAGGATTCCAGATAACACCACAGCTACTGGTAGGGTATTCTTATGATTATACTACTACAGAACTACAGCGATTTAATACTGGAAGCCATGAGATTACAATGAGATTTGATCTTATCTCAAAAACAAAGAAAATTAAATCACCTCGTTTCTTTTAA